The region CCGCCTTTCATATCGCGCTTTCTTTTACCCCTCAGGAAAAAGCGGAGTATGAGGAGCTGAGCGGCAATATGAGGAAAATGTTCCTTAAGCTAATCTCCCATTACCCAAGCTTAAAAGGGCTGAACCGCTCCGCCTTTTTCCGCAGGCTCTGCCAGATTGCCAATGAAAAAGGGGACTACGCATATTTAGCCCGGTCATACTTAAATTCGTCCCGCAAACGCAAAAATCTTACCAGCGAAGCCATGTCCCGTCTTCAGTGTGTCATAAAGCTCATAGGACTTTTAGATAAAAGCGCAAAGATTATTATTTTCGGTGAGCGGATTAAGCAGGCCGATATCCTGTATGAGAAGCTGGACCGTCTCTATCCCAACCAGGCCGCGCGCTGCCATTCCGCTATGGATCCCAGTGCAAGAAAGCTTGCTCTGGAACGTTTTCGTGACGGCGAAGTGCGTATTCTCATCAGCTGCCGCGCTCTGGACGAGGGCTTTGATGTGCCGTCCGCCAGCGTCGGAATCGTCATGTCCTCAGCGTCGGTCAACCGGCAGCGGATTCAGCGCCTGGGCCGTATCCTGCGGCGGCACGAGGGGAAAGAGATTGCCAGTCTATACTATCTATATATTGCGGAGTCCTCCGAGGAGGCCTCCTATTTTCCCGTAGAATCCCAGACATCCGCGGTCTGTGAGCTGTCCTACCATTGGGAAAATGATACGTTTTCACACCCTGCCTACGAAAGGCAGGTCCGAACTGCCATGCAGCGATTCAGGCGGGCGAAACCGGACGTCTCGCTTTTGTCCGAGGCAGCAGGCTGTTTTGAACGCGGCATCGTCGGGCCGGACTGGCTCATGGGCAGGGCATACTGTACTGTAAAAATCCAGTTGTCAAAGACAATCGCTGAGAGGAATTACTGGATTTGTATGAAGCAGATTGCCAGATAACTGAAATATATTTGCCTGCCCTGTTAATTAGGGATACTAAAATAAACCTGCCCTGCCTCCAACGGCACCCCTTTGGCCGCATACATCTCGCTGACCGTAACAAACTGGTATCCCTGGGCAGCCAGCAGGGGGATGACCGTCTCAAAGGCCTCGGCCGTGGCTGGATAAAGGTCGTGCATCAGCACAATACTTCCATCCCTTGCCTGAGAGAGCACAGATGCGGCAATGGCATCCTTGTCTTTACTGGACCAGTCCTGGGTATCGATATTCCACTGAATCATGGGGTAGGATACCAGACCAGGCACCTGGCTCTTAAAGGCGCCATAGGGCACACGCACCAGTTTTGGCCGAAAACCTGTTACAGCCTCCACCGCATCGTTGGTCATCTCAATCTGAGAAGCCACTTCTTCCGGAGAAATCTTTTCCAGATTCTTATGGTTGAATGTATGGTTTCCTATCTCGGACCCGGAATCCCGGATTCTCTTAAGGGTATCCTTGTAGTCATCGACGCGGCTTCCTACTATAAAAAAGGTAGCCCTGCCCCCGTAAGCCTGAAGTGTGTCCAGGATTCTTATATCCACGCTGTAATAAGGGCCGTCGTCAAAGGTAAATGCTATCATGGGCTTAGAGGCGTCAGCAGGCCCGGAAACAGGGAACAGCTCATTTTTGCCGCCTGCCGGGTCTAAGGACGCATCACCGGAGGGCGGGGCGGCCTGCACCACGTTTCCCGGCCCATCACTGGATTCTGCAAAAGGCGCAATGGTCTCCGGTGTCTGCTGCCGGCCTTTTTCAGAATCAGACAGAGACGGCCCCAAGACATTTCCCTGTTCTCCTGTTTTGATTGAATCCGACTGATTATCCCTTGCTTCGCTGTTTTTTGCTGCTATCCGGACAGCGGGACCATTGCTCCTGCCCGCCACCACATTCTTTCCATAAAAAAACAGCTGTGCACACCCAATCACAACTGCCAGAATCAAAACCAGCTTCACACCAAACTTCAGGGTAGACTTTAATTCCTTCTCCCGCATCTTTGCCTGTCTGGTCTTACTGATTCGTTTCTTCATTTTGGTATCCTTTGACATAAATTCTGGTCTCCTGTGTATTTTAAATGCAGCCAGCCTTTGACCAGCCTGTTTATTGTAAACAAATTAAGTAGTGCTGTCCATGGATTTAAAGAAATTGAAAGAATATGTCACAATAACTCAATAAACGTATAGGAACAGATACCACTATCAAAAAGATATCAGCCGTCACAACCGCGCGAAATGACGTGAGAAAAAATAGTGCCGCACAAAATCTCTCAAAAGAAATATGAGAAAAAATATCACGAGAAAAAATATCCTCAAATCAATGCCGTTTCTTGAAGAATCTTAGTTTATATGGTAGAATTATCCATGAAAGGAATTTGATGGTTCATATCGGAGTTTGATATAGATAAAATATGGGATTACCAGGAAATGGGGACTTACTGTGAGAAACGAGAAACTGATTGCACTTATGAATTTAAAGGGTATGACCCAGGCAACCTTATCAAAGGAGACACACATACCTGCCAGCACCTTGAAAAGAATTATAAACGGGGAAAACCAGAAGGATAAGATGGTGCACATGGAGTCCATTTCAAAGGCACTTGGCACTTCCGTCCATTCCATTTTCGACATTCCGTTGGAAACGCCCCTTGCTGCTGCGCTTCGCCCGGATGAAGCAGGAGCATCTGTCACCAAGCTTCTGACTTCAGACGAATCCCTGCTCATTTACTGGTTCCAGAATACATACCGCGAAGGCCAGGCAGCCATCCTTAAACGGGCCAAGGAAGAATACAACAAAACCCAAAACGAAATATCAAAAAAAGTGACGTCACTTGACAAACAAAAAGACAAACCCGATGATTTCGGCCAACTTTCCCTTGAGCTTAAAACGTAGCCAAGCTGCGGTGAGTTTTGCCTCATCGCAGCCTTTTTCTCACATTTTAAGCATTCTGTTTCGTCTGGCCGGCCGTTCTCTTAATCTGCAGAGGCATCCTGACTCCCATGGGATTGAGGATCACGCCCTTTGCCTCTTCTGTCATGATTTGTGGTATCTTGTCAGCCGTCACCACAAGGGGGCGCAGCTTTCCCTCCCGGTTAAACCTCTGGAACTCTAATATGTCTGTAAAGATGGCCTGGAATAACTGTTCGTTCACCTTTACAGCTGCCAGCCCCTTACCCTCCTTCTCCACAGGAACAATGAAACTGCCCTTGCCGAAATCATTGGAAATCTCATCCTGCCATTCCTTAATCTGCGGCAGGTTCTCCTGCCCCGGTTTCCTTCTCAGTTCCTGCATGTAATACAGCATGGTCAGATGAAGGGACGGATTCTCCACCCATATCTTCTCCCCCGACTCCTGTCCCTGCTGATTATTGCGCTTCACAAAGTCCTGCAGCTGAATCAGGCAGTCTCTCCCGCCGTCTTTTACCAGCAGCGCATTGACCCCAAGAGTATAAAGGCTGGTGTAGAACATCAGGAACTGCCTGTTCTCCAGCTTCATGGGCCTGACAGGTATTCCTGCCTCGGTCTGTTCTTTTGACTCCTTTATGGCTGCCTGACCGTCAAAGAAAACAATGATTTCGTCATCATAGGTTTCCTGGTCGCAGACCACATAGGGCTCTCCCGTACACATGGAAAGCAGAACGTAAAGCTCCCCTGCGTTCTTAAGACGGTACATAATTTCCTGTTTTCCTGTAGTTTCATTCGGTTTCATTTGTTTGTTTCTCCTTTATGGTTTTTCCCTCTTTTCAAATGATACACAGCTTTTTTATTTTACCATATCATAAACCCATTGCCAAGCGAGACCTCCCTGCTTCGCTGTCCGGGCTACGGCTTTTTACCAAGTTATTTTCTGAATATATCCACATCCACATTGCCCGTGGAATAGATCCCGGTCCGTTTCTCAGCGCTCCTGAAGCCGGCTGCCATGGCAGCCTCTGCTATTTCATTCTTTTTCAATCCAAGGTCATAGCCCTGCATGTTGTACGGAAGCCAGCCCAGCATCATGTCCCACGGGCCCGAGCCATCCCGTTCGATTCCCTCTGAATAGCAAAGCAGCACGCCGCCCGGATTCATGGCCTTATAAAGCTTCTTCATAAGGCTGGCCAGCTCCTGTTCCACAAAGCTTAAGGTGGCTATGGCCATAATCAGGTCATAGCCCTCCCCTATATCATCCGCCAGGTAATCCCCTGTCATAGGAACCGCCCGCCCTTCCAGGCCGGTGAGACGGATGGACTCCCGGATTGCCGGTTCCATAGCAGGGCGGTCATAGAGAATCCCGGATATATCCTCCCGTTCCCCAATCACTCCCAGGCCCAGCAGCCCCGTTGCGCAGCCTAAATCCAGAATTTTCCTGATTACCGGATATTCCGGAAGTTCTCTTACCATTCTCTGTATCTCAGTCTGGCGGAAGCCCATTTGGGACTCCCGCATGTTCTGTACGTACTGCTCAAAGGTCAGCTGCCCTCCCAGTCCATGGCCCCCGCCGGGGCCGTCTTCAACCAGCCTCTTAATATCCCTGCATCCCATGCATTCCTCTGCGCAGTTGAAGGCCAGATGGCCGCCGATGTATTCCGGCCTGCCTTTTACAAGGTAGCGGTCCGTTTCCCTGCAGTTACAGTACATCCCATCCCTTTTCCAGATAAATCCCAGACAGTAAAGGGCGTCCAGGAAATACCGCGTGTTATCTTCATTCCACCCTCTCTCCTCTGAAAGCTCCCTGACGCTCTTACGCTGGGTAAGGCCCGAAAAGACATCCAGTTCCACCGCCGCATTCAGTACACCGACATACAGCGGGAGATAGGGAAGCCTGATGAGCCTCCGTAAAATCCCCTCTGATGAAAATGAATCCATAGGCATTGATTTCCCCTCCAATCCCCCCATACACAGTTTCCGTTTATTACCTCCTCACTAATAGTATATGTTTATATCTCCGGATTGTCCTACTGTCCTGACGGTATATAGGCTCCCAGCACATCCCTGGACTTTCTGACCACCAGACCGCTTCCTCCGGCGTTTTTCACATCCTCCACCATACTGACCATAAGAACCGGCTTCTGCATATCCGCATCAGCCGTGTACACGGCAAACCATCCCAGTTCCGTGCCGCTTGTATCTTCCTTGGATGCTTTTATCTCAGCTGTTCCTGTCTTTCCTGCCAGGGTGATGTCTGAACGCATGGCAGCGTGTCCTGTGCCGTGTTCCGAACTGATTACAGCCTTCATTCCGTCCTCCACGATCTCTGCTGTTTCCGGTGTGCAGGCATCCTCAATCCAGACCTCCGGCTCCGGTGTATCCTTGTATACAAGATAGGGCTTCAGGACCTTTCCCCGGTTGGGGTACATGGTATAAAGGGATGCCAGATGGACGGGATTTACCAGCACCTGGCCCTGACCGTATCCGCTGTCCGCCAGCTGGATTTCCGTTTCAATCTGGTCCGTATTGGAGTACTGGGATTCCGCCACCGAGATTTCAAAGGGAAGCTTCTGGTTAAATCCCAGCCGGTCCAGCCCTGCCATAAAATCGTCTTTGCCGATTTTCAGGGCTGCCCTTGCAAAGTATATGTTATCCGAGTAAATATAGGCATTTTTAAGGTTGACCGGGCTGTAGCCGTGAAGGGTGGTAACGTAATATCCGCCCCAGCCCGCATCCTTCTGCCAGCTTAGTCCTGCCGCGTCCTCCCCGAAATTCTCATCCGGCGTAAGGGCGCCTGTGGTAAGGCCGATGACGCCTGTGATGGGCTTAAAGGAGGAGCCGGGGGCAAAGCGCTGCCTGAAACGGTTTAGCATGGGCTTTCTCTCATCCTCATTCAGCCCGGCCCAGGTTTCCTCCGACATGCCCAGGATGAAGTCATTGTCATCATAGCTGGGGGTGTTCACCAGAGCCAGAACCTCTCCTGTGTAGGGATTCATGGCCACTGTACAGCTTTTGCTGTCCTCAAATGCATCATACACCATCTCCTGCAGGCTGCTGTCTATGGTGAGGGTAATATCCTGGCCGTCAATTCTGGGAATGGCTGCCAAAACCTGCTTTTCTTCTCCCTGGGACGTGACAATGGATATAATGCGGCCATTCTGTCCCTTTAACTCCTTCTCAAACAGACCTTCCATGCCGCTCCTGCCTATGACGCTGTCTGACAGATATCCTTCCCCCTTGTGCTCCTCAAGATCCTCTGCCGTCACATTCTGTACATAGCCCACCAGATGGGCCGCTTTCTCGCCCAGGGGATAATACCTGACAGGCGTATCTGTGATCATGACGCCCGGAATGGTCAGAAGTTCGTCCTGAAGCGCCCTGTTCTGTACATTCTCATCCTCCGGAAGTTGGGACTGGAGATTGAGCTCATCCACCTTCTTTAGCGTCTTAATGGGAACAAGGGAATCATCCTTAACCCAGCCGGCCGACAGCTTTTTGCGGATGCTGTCAGCAGAAACGCCTAAAAGCTCTGAAAGCCGGTTTAAGTCGTCCTCTGAATATTTATCCGCCTCCCGGCTCATCTTTCCCGGCACAAGCCCCACCATGGATGCGCTGCCCTTTCCGGCCAGCATAATACCGTTTCGGTCCAGGACGCTTCCCCTTACGGCCTTATCCGTGGTGACCCTTACCTTGTCGTTCCAGCTCAGGTTGGGAAATATGACGCGGTCGTTCCAGATCAGCCTGTATTCTTCGTCTTTCTTTCCATTCTTTTTCTTTCCGGCCTCTTCACTCTCATAGCCTTCTGTCCCGGCTGCCTCAGAGGATGCCTCCAGCTTAAAATCCACCCGGTTCAAAAAATGGATGGGGCCTGCGGAGCTCTCCATGCTGGTCTCATAGCTGACCGTCTGAATCCCCTGGTCCTCCTTCTCCTCCACTCCGGTAATATCCACCCGGATGGAGGAAGCGCCGATGCCCTCGTATATATTCTTATTTCTGGTGATAAAATCCTCCTGGCTGATGTCCATACGGCTTCCGGAATCCAGCATCCGGTACATGGCCTCGTAATTTCCCTCAGTCAGGTATCCTATATACTCCATGAACCGTTCATCCGGCGTGGCTCGCCGTACACCGGCCTGCCCCTTTGCAAACCATAAAAA is a window of Enterocloster clostridioformis DNA encoding:
- a CDS encoding penicillin-binding transpeptidase domain-containing protein; translated protein: MRSRRKRRRSRAVIIIPLVLVCIGAAAAGMAFLWFAKGQAGVRRATPDERFMEYIGYLTEGNYEAMYRMLDSGSRMDISQEDFITRNKNIYEGIGASSIRVDITGVEEKEDQGIQTVSYETSMESSAGPIHFLNRVDFKLEASSEAAGTEGYESEEAGKKKNGKKDEEYRLIWNDRVIFPNLSWNDKVRVTTDKAVRGSVLDRNGIMLAGKGSASMVGLVPGKMSREADKYSEDDLNRLSELLGVSADSIRKKLSAGWVKDDSLVPIKTLKKVDELNLQSQLPEDENVQNRALQDELLTIPGVMITDTPVRYYPLGEKAAHLVGYVQNVTAEDLEEHKGEGYLSDSVIGRSGMEGLFEKELKGQNGRIISIVTSQGEEKQVLAAIPRIDGQDITLTIDSSLQEMVYDAFEDSKSCTVAMNPYTGEVLALVNTPSYDDNDFILGMSEETWAGLNEDERKPMLNRFRQRFAPGSSFKPITGVIGLTTGALTPDENFGEDAAGLSWQKDAGWGGYYVTTLHGYSPVNLKNAYIYSDNIYFARAALKIGKDDFMAGLDRLGFNQKLPFEISVAESQYSNTDQIETEIQLADSGYGQGQVLVNPVHLASLYTMYPNRGKVLKPYLVYKDTPEPEVWIEDACTPETAEIVEDGMKAVISSEHGTGHAAMRSDITLAGKTGTAEIKASKEDTSGTELGWFAVYTADADMQKPVLMVSMVEDVKNAGGSGLVVRKSRDVLGAYIPSGQ
- a CDS encoding helix-turn-helix domain-containing protein — encoded protein: MRNEKLIALMNLKGMTQATLSKETHIPASTLKRIINGENQKDKMVHMESISKALGTSVHSIFDIPLETPLAAALRPDEAGASVTKLLTSDESLLIYWFQNTYREGQAAILKRAKEEYNKTQNEISKKVTSLDKQKDKPDDFGQLSLELKT
- a CDS encoding class I SAM-dependent methyltransferase, with amino-acid sequence MPMDSFSSEGILRRLIRLPYLPLYVGVLNAAVELDVFSGLTQRKSVRELSEERGWNEDNTRYFLDALYCLGFIWKRDGMYCNCRETDRYLVKGRPEYIGGHLAFNCAEECMGCRDIKRLVEDGPGGGHGLGGQLTFEQYVQNMRESQMGFRQTEIQRMVRELPEYPVIRKILDLGCATGLLGLGVIGEREDISGILYDRPAMEPAIRESIRLTGLEGRAVPMTGDYLADDIGEGYDLIMAIATLSFVEQELASLMKKLYKAMNPGGVLLCYSEGIERDGSGPWDMMLGWLPYNMQGYDLGLKKNEIAEAAMAAGFRSAEKRTGIYSTGNVDVDIFRK
- a CDS encoding DEAD/DEAH box helicase, whose amino-acid sequence is MEYQLYLWQEKCLKEWKKKHCHGIVNVVTGAGKTYLALAAGELLRERTAVSDLRIKIVVPTASLLAQWGAAIRNFFDGTVSRRDIGFYYSGQRDTPDRLFMIYVINSARYSLARHIVRDLEEGFTVFLIADECHRYTGDENRKIFDFLPFTKNCPEQYASLGLSATPGLNRPENASVLIPALGPEIFRYGLKEAEEDETLCPYAAFHIALSFTPQEKAEYEELSGNMRKMFLKLISHYPSLKGLNRSAFFRRLCQIANEKGDYAYLARSYLNSSRKRKNLTSEAMSRLQCVIKLIGLLDKSAKIIIFGERIKQADILYEKLDRLYPNQAARCHSAMDPSARKLALERFRDGEVRILISCRALDEGFDVPSASVGIVMSSASVNRQRIQRLGRILRRHEGKEIASLYYLYIAESSEEASYFPVESQTSAVCELSYHWENDTFSHPAYERQVRTAMQRFRRAKPDVSLLSEAAGCFERGIVGPDWLMGRAYCTVKIQLSKTIAERNYWICMKQIAR
- a CDS encoding polysaccharide deacetylase family protein, with product MSKDTKMKKRISKTRQAKMREKELKSTLKFGVKLVLILAVVIGCAQLFFYGKNVVAGRSNGPAVRIAAKNSEARDNQSDSIKTGEQGNVLGPSLSDSEKGRQQTPETIAPFAESSDGPGNVVQAAPPSGDASLDPAGGKNELFPVSGPADASKPMIAFTFDDGPYYSVDIRILDTLQAYGGRATFFIVGSRVDDYKDTLKRIRDSGSEIGNHTFNHKNLEKISPEEVASQIEMTNDAVEAVTGFRPKLVRVPYGAFKSQVPGLVSYPMIQWNIDTQDWSSKDKDAIAASVLSQARDGSIVLMHDLYPATAEAFETVIPLLAAQGYQFVTVSEMYAAKGVPLEAGQVYFSIPN
- a CDS encoding SseB family protein, translated to MKPNETTGKQEIMYRLKNAGELYVLLSMCTGEPYVVCDQETYDDEIIVFFDGQAAIKESKEQTEAGIPVRPMKLENRQFLMFYTSLYTLGVNALLVKDGGRDCLIQLQDFVKRNNQQGQESGEKIWVENPSLHLTMLYYMQELRRKPGQENLPQIKEWQDEISNDFGKGSFIVPVEKEGKGLAAVKVNEQLFQAIFTDILEFQRFNREGKLRPLVVTADKIPQIMTEEAKGVILNPMGVRMPLQIKRTAGQTKQNA